Proteins co-encoded in one Sporosarcina sp. FSL K6-1522 genomic window:
- a CDS encoding glycosyltransferase family 4 protein — protein sequence MNILLVTLAYPESETQTNLYTDLMSEFKKNGHDVTVVCQREKRSNKPTELVSHRSIPVLRVRTGNVTKTNMIEKGISTLRLENQFIKAIKSQLTNKRFDLVLYSTPPITFEKVIKYFKKTQYSTTYLLLKDIFPQNAVDISIIKENSIIHKYFKKKEKALYRISDFIGCMSEGNKNYLIEHNPEIDVNKIEVNPNTIIPTEIKNEEREGTVRKLYRIPDEALLFIYGGNLGKPQGIDFLIKSLDQYKNQKDVYFLIVGSGTDFNKIQQYIALNNPTNISLETYMPKAQYNELVKAADIGMIYLDERFTIPNIPSRLTAYMNSSKPVLAVTDMNTDLKEIIKDAKCGYFSPAGNLELFKKTVETIKDERNLLHILGNNGREYLEEHFHVSKTYEIIMKHFDR from the coding sequence TGAATATATTATTGGTTACATTGGCATATCCGGAAAGTGAAACGCAAACGAATTTATATACTGATTTGATGTCAGAGTTTAAAAAGAACGGACATGATGTCACGGTAGTTTGTCAAAGGGAAAAAAGAAGTAATAAACCAACGGAATTGGTATCACATCGATCAATACCAGTATTGAGGGTTCGAACGGGGAATGTGACAAAGACTAACATGATAGAAAAAGGGATTAGTACCCTTCGGTTAGAAAACCAATTCATTAAAGCGATAAAAAGTCAGTTAACTAACAAAAGGTTTGACCTTGTACTGTATTCCACGCCGCCTATAACTTTTGAGAAAGTTATTAAGTATTTTAAGAAGACACAGTATTCTACAACGTATTTATTATTGAAAGATATATTCCCTCAAAATGCGGTAGATATATCTATTATAAAAGAAAACAGTATTATTCATAAATACTTTAAGAAAAAAGAAAAAGCGCTTTATCGAATAAGTGATTTTATAGGATGTATGTCTGAAGGGAATAAAAATTATTTAATAGAGCATAATCCTGAAATTGATGTTAATAAGATTGAAGTGAATCCAAATACAATAATTCCTACGGAAATAAAAAATGAAGAGAGGGAAGGAACGGTAAGGAAGCTTTATCGTATACCAGATGAAGCATTATTGTTCATCTACGGTGGGAATTTGGGTAAACCACAAGGAATAGACTTTCTTATAAAATCACTAGATCAATATAAAAATCAGAAAGATGTCTATTTTTTAATCGTGGGTTCCGGAACGGACTTCAATAAAATTCAACAATATATAGCATTAAATAACCCAACTAATATTAGCTTGGAAACGTATATGCCGAAAGCACAGTATAATGAATTAGTAAAAGCGGCGGATATTGGGATGATCTATTTGGATGAAAGATTTACAATCCCGAACATCCCCTCCAGACTGACGGCATATATGAATAGTTCAAAGCCAGTGTTAGCTGTTACAGATATGAATACGGATTTGAAAGAAATCATTAAAGATGCAAAATGCGGATATTTCTCTCCAGCGGGTAATTTGGAATTGTTTAAAAAGACGGTTGAAACAATTAAAGACGAAAGAAATCTTTTGCATATTCTGGGTAACAACGGGCGGGAATACCTGGAAGAACATTTTCATGTATCTAAAACTTATGAAATTATCATGAAGCATTTTGACAGATAG